A region of the Longimicrobium terrae genome:
CCATGTAGGGCGAAACGAGGTCGATCACCAGCTCCAGCTTGCCGGCTTCCATCTTGGAAAGGTCCAGCACGTCGTTGACCAGGTACAGCAGGTTCTGCGTGGCGCGCTGCGAGCGCTGCAGAAAGGCGACGGACTCCGGCTCCAGCCGGCCCACCACGCCGTCCAGCAGGAGCGAGTTGTAGCCCAGGATGGCGTTGAGCGGGGTGCGCAGTTCGTGGCTCACCGAGGCGAAGAAGCGGTCCTTGGCGGCGGCGCTCCAGCGCAGCTCCTCGTTGGCGCGCTCCAGTTCGTCCGAGCGCTCGGCCAGCGCCTCGTGCAGCCGCGCGTTGCTGATGGCGACCGCCGCGTGCCCCGCCAGCGTGAGCGCCAGGCGCACGTCGCGCGGGGTGATCTCGTACTCGCGGCGGTACCCCACCACCAGCGCGCCAAAGGTTTCGCCGAACGCGGCCAGCGGCACGCCCAGCCCGGCGCGCATCCCCTCCGCGGCGTGAAAGGGCTCGTCCGTAGCCGCCGATTCCGAGGAATCCAGCGTGAGCGGCTTGCCCGCCTCCGCCACCCGCGCGGCGAACGGATCGTCCCCCGCGCCGTCGGGGGCGCGCAGGCCGGCGGACGCCAGGGTGCGGATGCGGCCGGCGGAGGTGGCGTTCACGGTGACGTAGTGCGCCCCCAGCAGCGTGCGGGTAAAGCGCGCCACCATGTTCAGCACCTCGTCCGGATCCAGCGTGCGGTTGGCGGCGAGCCCCAGAACGTGCAGCGCCTCGCTTTCCTCCGCGCGGCGCCGAAAGGTTTCCGCCTCTTCCTCCAGCGCGCGCGTGCGCATCTCCCTGGCGCCCACTTCGGCCAGCGCCCGTGCCAGGTCCCGCCACGGCGCGTCCACGCCGAAGCGGCACACGCCCATCACCACCACGGCGGCGGGCGCGGTGCCCTCCGCCACGCCGGGACCGCGCAGGGGGAGCAGCAGCGCGCTGGCGCCGGGGTGCTCGGCCGCGTCGTCGGGAAAGCCGGGAGTAAGGGGGTGTACCGTGGGCGACGCCGCGCCCAGGGCGGCGGCGAGCAGGCGGGGGGAAAGGACGGTGCCTTCCGGCGTGGCGGCGACGACGCGCCCATCCGCCGCCACCCACACGCCCGCCGCCACGGCCCCGCACACCGCGTGCAGCGCGGATGCGGCGTCTTCGCTCTGGTAGACCCGGAGGGTGGCCTCGCGAGGATCCATGCCGTGGAAGCGGAGGAAACGGATGGTGGGCGAACCCGCCGGTGAACGGACCGCCCGCCAGTGTCGTTGCGGGTTCGCACAACCTAATGGAGCCGGGGCGCGGCAACAATGGACACCCACGCGCAACGGCCCCATCCGGACGGCCGTCCCCGGAACAAGCGGTAGCACCTGCGCTATCGCGAGCCCCCGTGCTCCGCAGCGGCGGGGGGCGCGGCTCCCTGCGGAACCACGCCCCCGATCCTTCATCTACTCAGGCCGCGTCAGGCGCCCGCGCGCACCTTGCAGATGGCGGCGGTGATGCTGTAGTCCGCCGCCGCGGTGCCGCCGGAGGTGACCGTGACGGAGGGCGCGCTCACCGTGGCGGTCAGGTTCAAGGTGTCGCCATTGGTGTAGCCCAGGGTGGGACGGTAGCCCATGGCGTACGTTCCCGCGCCGGCGGTGATGCGGTAGCGTCCGTCCGTTCCCACGATGGTGCTGACCGAGTCCGTGCCCGCGACCGCCACCGGCGAGAACACGGTGACCGGCACCGCCGCCCCGCCGCAGGCGGGAAGGGTGACGCCCGGCGCCGTGGCCACCGTCCCCGCGATGCCGCCCGCGAAGCCCACGCTGGTGGCGCGCAGCACGGGGTGCAGCGTCCAGTGGCCCGGGCCGCGGCCCTGCTGCACCAGGCTCTGGCTCACGTCGAAGTCCACGGTCAGCAGGGCGGACTCGTTCTCCAGGTTCACCGCGCCGTCGCCGGAGGGGAACTTGACCTTGACGCCGCTGGAGCAGGCGGAGGGGATGTTCAGCCGGCCGGCGGAG
Encoded here:
- a CDS encoding GAF domain-containing protein, translating into MDPREATLRVYQSEDAASALHAVCGAVAAGVWVAADGRVVAATPEGTVLSPRLLAAALGAASPTVHPLTPGFPDDAAEHPGASALLLPLRGPGVAEGTAPAAVVVMGVCRFGVDAPWRDLARALAEVGAREMRTRALEEEAETFRRRAEESEALHVLGLAANRTLDPDEVLNMVARFTRTLLGAHYVTVNATSAGRIRTLASAGLRAPDGAGDDPFAARVAEAGKPLTLDSSESAATDEPFHAAEGMRAGLGVPLAAFGETFGALVVGYRREYEITPRDVRLALTLAGHAAVAISNARLHEALAERSDELERANEELRWSAAAKDRFFASVSHELRTPLNAILGYNSLLLDGVVGRLEPESVAFLQRSQRATQNLLYLVNDVLDLSKMEAGKLELVIDLVSPYMVVDDAVSTVEPLAREKKLAIAVAPGAVLPRLHTDGDRVRQILVNLLSNAIKFTDRGAVTVVLDAPQAEADDGSGMRRWVEVRVSDTGPGIRPEDQERIFHEFEQVSGATGRGGTGLGLAISRKLARLLGGELRVESTPGHGSTFVLRLPADG
- a CDS encoding DUF4382 domain-containing protein, translating into MTSHTRLLLPLLAAAALAACDGGTSSDQARVSIRLTDAPADVREAWVRIDRIYLQGGESTDSATAGQGGRVDLTAGRSEWVNLLTLSGGRTADLVSGATVPAGRYSELRFVVCEAYVVTNDGAVFASSGAQLPAGVAASAGRLNIPSACSSGVKVKFPSGDGAVNLENESALLTVDFDVSQSLVQQGRGPGHWTLHPVLRATSVGFAGGIAGTVATAPGVTLPACGGAAVPVTVFSPVAVAGTDSVSTIVGTDGRYRITAGAGTYAMGYRPTLGYTNGDTLNLTATVSAPSVTVTSGGTAAADYSITAAICKVRAGA